One Brassica oleracea var. oleracea cultivar TO1000 chromosome C7, BOL, whole genome shotgun sequence genomic window carries:
- the LOC106304592 gene encoding 1,4-dihydroxy-2-naphthoyl-CoA thioesterase 2, whose protein sequence is MDPKSAEFTADNPLHILGFEFEELSATRVSGRLAVTDKCCQPFKVLHGGVSALIAEGLASLGAGIASGYKRVAGVHLSIHHIRPAALGESVFAESFPVSVGKTIQVWEVRLWKTKETEKKKMISTSRVTLLSGLPVPDHAKDSLDQLKKFVSKL, encoded by the exons ATGGATCCAAAATCGGCCGAGTTTACAGCGGATAATCCGCTTCACATCTTAGGATTCGAATTCGAAGAGCTATCCGCCACCAGAGTCTCCGGCCGCCTCGCCGTAACTGACAAATGCTGCCAGCCGTTCAAAGTCTTGCATGGCGGCGTATCCGCTCTGATCGCGGAAGGACTCGCCAGTCTCGGCGCCGGAATCGCATCTGGCTATAAACGTGTAGCCGGTGTACATCTGTCCATCCACCATATCCGACCTGCTGCCCTCGGTGAATCCGTCTTCGCCGAATCTTTTCCGGTCTCCGTCGGCAAAACTATACAG GTATGGGAGGTTCGGCTATGGAAAACCAAGGAAACGGAGAAGAAGAAAATGATATCAACATCCCGTGTTACTCTCTTGAGTGGTTTACCTGTACCGGACCACGCTAAAGATTCTTTGGACCAGCTCAAGAAGTTTGTATCCAAGTTGTAA
- the LOC106305527 gene encoding putative defensin-like protein 83, translated as MSTTKFSSLIFSLVMVTALFLMPIISGQMVPCLPGECTNSSACNSACKSKGYRGGVCVKMDIGAKSGACCCRRNVESQDSSMSYDANVLIPN; from the exons ATGTCAACCACTAAATTTTCATCTCTTATATTTTCTTTGGTGATGGTAACTGCCCTCTTTCTTATGCCTATAATTTCAG GGCAAATGGTGCCATGTCTACCCGGGGAATGTACAAACTCATCAGCCTGCAATTCAGCTTGCAAATCTAAAGGATACAGAGGAGGGGTTTGTGTAAAGATGGATATTGGCGCAAAGAGCGGTGCTTGTTGCTGCAGACGTAATGTTGAATCTCAAGATTCTTCCATGTCTTATGATGCTAATGTCCTCATTCCTAACTAA